In Croceicoccus sp. Ery15, a genomic segment contains:
- a CDS encoding ArsC family reductase, translating to MSMILYGIPNCDTVKKARKWLEGEGIDYAFHDYKKAGVPQDHLKAWIADMGWEAILNKRGTTFRSLSDADKQDIDAAKAEALLIANPSMIKRPVVEYDGGLLVGFSDKEWAAALKK from the coding sequence ATGAGCATGATTCTATATGGCATCCCCAATTGCGACACGGTGAAAAAGGCGCGCAAATGGCTGGAGGGCGAAGGGATCGATTATGCGTTCCACGACTATAAAAAGGCCGGTGTGCCGCAAGATCATCTGAAGGCATGGATCGCCGACATGGGCTGGGAAGCGATCCTGAACAAGCGCGGCACCACGTTCCGCAGTCTGTCCGACGCGGACAAGCAGGATATCGATGCCGCCAAGGCAGAGGCGCTGCTGATCGCTAATCCGTCGATGATCAAGCGGCCCGTGGTGGAATATGACGGCGGCCTGCTGGTCGGGTTCAGCGATAAGGAATGGGCTGCCGCGTTAAAAAAATAA
- a CDS encoding DUF2059 domain-containing protein — protein MKSLKLAAAGLALATAALVTPAHAQDAMAEAAPLDPARLAAAQKMVGYLLPDGSYARMMEQSMDQIVAMSMNSVMDLPMRDLAALGGVSEQDLASAGEGTMREMMAILDPHFEERQTLSMRAMMSAMTGVMTSMEPKVREGLSEAYAAQFTTAELNEITRFFETPAGGKYAASSMMVYMDPAVMARMQEMVPALMQEMPAIIEETKQATAHLPPPRSVDELTEEEREKLGGMIRED, from the coding sequence ATGAAATCACTGAAACTCGCCGCCGCGGGGCTTGCATTGGCTACCGCCGCTCTCGTCACTCCGGCCCATGCGCAGGACGCGATGGCGGAAGCCGCCCCGCTTGACCCTGCGCGCCTTGCAGCGGCGCAAAAGATGGTCGGCTATCTGCTGCCCGACGGTTCCTATGCGCGCATGATGGAACAGAGCATGGACCAGATTGTCGCCATGTCGATGAATTCGGTGATGGATCTGCCGATGCGCGATCTGGCCGCGCTGGGCGGAGTGAGCGAACAGGACCTTGCCAGTGCTGGCGAGGGAACGATGCGCGAGATGATGGCGATCCTCGACCCCCATTTCGAAGAGCGGCAGACCCTGTCGATGCGCGCCATGATGTCGGCCATGACCGGCGTGATGACATCGATGGAGCCCAAGGTGCGCGAGGGATTGAGCGAGGCCTATGCCGCGCAGTTCACCACTGCCGAATTGAACGAGATCACACGCTTTTTCGAAACGCCCGCTGGTGGAAAATACGCGGCCAGCTCGATGATGGTCTATATGGACCCCGCCGTGATGGCGCGGATGCAGGAAATGGTCCCCGCGCTGATGCAGGAAATGCCCGCCATCATCGAAGAGACCAAACAGGCGACTGCCCATTTGCCCCCGCCGCGTTCGGTGGACGAGCTGACCGAGGAAGAGCGCGAGAAGCTGGGCGGGATGATCCGCGAGGATTAG
- the ahpF gene encoding alkyl hydroperoxide reductase subunit F, translating to MLEANLKQQLKQYLDNLREPIELVASLGEGKKSDDTRELLTEIAELNDKVSASFDGNDDRKPSFIIRRASDPARWVRFAGIPLGHEFTSLVLALLWAGGHPPKVEPEVIEQIEALEGDFDFEMYFSLSCHNCPDVVQALTLMALYNPRITATLIEGGTFQDEVDARGVMAVPATFLHGEMFASGKMSVEEILAKIDTGATAKQAEKIAAKDAFEVLVVGGGPAGASAAVYTARKGFSTGIAAERFGGQVLDTMGIENFISVPYTEGPKLAAALEQHVGEYDIDVMNLQTAEKLIPASQAGGLHEVKLANGASLKARSLILTTGARWRNLGVPGEMEYRNKGVAYCPHCDGPLFKGKHVAVIGGGNSGVEAAIDLANIVGHVTLIEFDSKLRADQVLQDKLRSMKNVNIITSAATTEILGDGERVSGLEYKDRESGELHKVELQGVFVQIGLVPNTEWLKDSGLELSKHGEIVTDARAATNLPGVFAAGDATDVPYKQIIISMGQGATAGLSAFDYLIRTEPADQIAQAEQAPQPA from the coding sequence ATGCTTGAAGCCAATCTGAAACAGCAGCTTAAGCAGTATCTCGACAATCTGCGTGAGCCGATCGAACTCGTCGCCTCGCTTGGTGAGGGCAAGAAGTCGGACGACACGCGCGAATTGCTGACCGAAATCGCAGAGCTGAACGACAAGGTCAGCGCCTCTTTCGACGGCAATGACGACCGCAAGCCCAGCTTTATCATCCGCCGCGCCAGCGATCCCGCCAGATGGGTCCGCTTTGCCGGTATCCCGCTGGGCCACGAATTCACCTCGCTCGTCCTTGCCCTGTTGTGGGCAGGCGGCCACCCGCCCAAGGTCGAGCCCGAAGTCATCGAGCAGATCGAGGCGCTGGAAGGCGATTTCGATTTCGAAATGTATTTCTCGCTGTCCTGTCACAATTGCCCCGACGTGGTGCAGGCGCTGACCCTGATGGCGCTGTATAACCCGCGCATCACCGCCACTTTGATCGAGGGCGGGACGTTTCAGGACGAAGTCGACGCGCGCGGCGTGATGGCCGTGCCCGCCACCTTCCTGCATGGCGAGATGTTCGCCAGCGGCAAGATGAGTGTCGAGGAAATCCTTGCCAAGATCGACACCGGTGCAACCGCAAAGCAGGCCGAAAAGATCGCCGCGAAGGACGCGTTCGAAGTGCTCGTCGTCGGCGGCGGCCCTGCCGGTGCCTCGGCAGCGGTCTATACCGCGCGCAAGGGTTTCAGCACCGGCATAGCGGCCGAACGCTTTGGCGGGCAGGTGCTCGACACCATGGGGATCGAGAATTTCATTTCCGTCCCCTATACCGAAGGGCCCAAGCTGGCCGCCGCGCTGGAACAGCATGTCGGCGAATATGATATCGACGTGATGAACCTGCAGACGGCGGAAAAGCTGATCCCCGCATCGCAAGCGGGCGGGCTGCACGAGGTGAAGCTGGCCAATGGCGCATCGCTGAAAGCGCGCAGCCTGATCCTGACGACCGGTGCGCGCTGGCGCAATCTGGGCGTGCCGGGCGAGATGGAATATCGCAACAAGGGCGTTGCCTATTGCCCCCACTGCGATGGCCCGCTGTTCAAGGGCAAGCATGTCGCGGTAATCGGCGGCGGCAACTCGGGCGTCGAGGCGGCAATCGATCTGGCCAATATCGTCGGTCATGTCACGCTGATCGAATTCGACAGCAAGCTGCGCGCTGATCAGGTGCTGCAGGACAAGCTGCGGTCGATGAAGAACGTCAACATCATCACCTCTGCCGCGACGACCGAAATCCTCGGCGATGGCGAGCGCGTGTCGGGCCTTGAATACAAGGACCGCGAATCGGGCGAGCTTCACAAGGTCGAATTGCAGGGCGTGTTCGTGCAGATCGGTCTGGTGCCCAATACCGAGTGGCTGAAGGATTCGGGGCTCGAACTGTCGAAGCATGGCGAGATCGTCACCGACGCGAGGGCTGCGACCAATCTGCCCGGCGTGTTCGCGGCGGGCGACGCGACCGATGTGCCCTATAAGCAGATCATCATTTCGATGGGTCAGGGCGCGACGGCAGGGCTTTCGGCGTTCGACTATCTGATCCGCACCGAGCCGGCGGACCAGATCGCGCAGGCGGAACAGGCACCGCAACCGGCCTGA
- the ahpC gene encoding alkyl hydroperoxide reductase subunit C, which yields MGIIGSTIKPFKATAFQAGKDFFDVADTDVKGNWAVFFFYPADFTFVCPTELEDLADQYETLKGMGVEVYGVSTDTHFSHKAWHDTSEKIGKIQFPMLGDQLHTLSNNFGVLREEMGLADRATFVVDPDGVIQIMEITCEGVGRNASELVRKIKAAQYVRNNPGQVCPAKWEEGSETLAPSLDLVGKI from the coding sequence ATGGGTATCATCGGAAGCACGATCAAGCCGTTCAAGGCCACCGCTTTTCAGGCCGGCAAGGACTTCTTCGACGTTGCCGACACCGACGTGAAGGGCAACTGGGCCGTCTTCTTCTTCTACCCCGCCGACTTCACCTTCGTCTGCCCGACCGAGCTGGAAGACCTGGCCGACCAGTACGAAACGCTGAAGGGCATGGGCGTGGAAGTGTACGGCGTGTCGACCGACACCCACTTCAGCCACAAGGCATGGCACGACACTTCGGAAAAGATCGGCAAGATCCAGTTCCCGATGCTGGGCGACCAGCTGCACACGCTGTCGAACAATTTCGGCGTGCTGCGTGAGGAAATGGGCCTTGCCGATCGCGCAACCTTTGTCGTCGATCCCGATGGCGTGATCCAGATCATGGAAATCACCTGCGAAGGCGTCGGCCGTAACGCGTCGGAACTGGTCCGCAAGATCAAGGCTGCCCAGTATGTCCGCAACAACCCCGGCCAGGTCTGCCCCGCCAAGTGGGAAGAAGGCAGCGAGACCCTCGCTCCCTCGCTCGACCTCGTCGGCAAGATCTGA
- a CDS encoding siderophore-interacting protein: MARPEPRTLTLLSRTQVTPHMVRLRLGGSGLAGFPQGSEGGYVKLRLSEGGDGAKPVVRTYTIRHQGEDGLDIDFVVHGLDHDTPGPAVSWALNAAIGDTIVVGGPGPAKPLPASMDRYLVAGDMTALPAISVNIESLPADARGAAVIEIQHEDDRQDIAVPQGFAIHWLVNPHSGNDPELLLRAMRDLGWQDGETYAWVAAEFSTMRALRDYFRIERGLGPDRLYVSSYWKQGEDEDNHRVTKRADLDAVG; the protein is encoded by the coding sequence ATGGCCCGCCCCGAACCGCGCACGCTTACCCTCCTGTCTCGCACTCAGGTTACGCCCCATATGGTGCGCTTGCGATTGGGCGGTTCGGGGTTGGCCGGCTTTCCGCAAGGGTCCGAAGGCGGCTATGTCAAACTGCGTCTGTCCGAGGGCGGCGATGGCGCAAAGCCGGTGGTGCGAACCTATACCATCCGCCATCAGGGCGAGGACGGGCTGGATATCGATTTCGTCGTCCACGGGCTGGATCACGATACGCCCGGTCCGGCGGTCAGCTGGGCGCTGAATGCCGCGATCGGCGACACGATCGTGGTCGGCGGACCGGGGCCTGCCAAACCGCTGCCCGCAAGCATGGACCGCTATCTGGTGGCGGGCGACATGACCGCATTGCCCGCCATCTCGGTCAATATCGAATCGCTGCCCGCCGACGCGCGGGGTGCCGCCGTGATCGAAATCCAGCACGAGGATGACCGGCAGGACATTGCCGTGCCCCAGGGGTTTGCAATCCACTGGCTGGTCAATCCGCATTCGGGCAATGATCCCGAATTGCTGCTGCGGGCAATGCGTGATCTGGGCTGGCAGGACGGCGAAACCTATGCATGGGTCGCGGCCGAATTTTCGACCATGCGTGCCCTGCGCGATTATTTCCGCATCGAACGCGGGCTGGGTCCCGACCGGCTCTATGTCTCCAGCTATTGGAAACAGGGCGAGGACGAGGATAACCACCGCGTGACCAAGCGTGCTGATCTGGACGCGGTGGGCTGA
- the ubiG gene encoding bifunctional 2-polyprenyl-6-hydroxyphenol methylase/3-demethylubiquinol 3-O-methyltransferase UbiG produces the protein MGNATISPVTNMPAKTIRPQEAAHFGALAADWWDPKGSSAMLHRLNPVRLGFIRDAIDMHWGGDIRARHPLAGKRALDVGCGAGLLCEPLARLGAAVTGVDAAAENIGAARAHAAAGGLDIAYHAGELAALDAGRFDLVTSMEVIEHVADKGAFVHQLQERLTGGGLMVLSTPNRTTRSKLLLVEGAERMGMVPRGTHHWDDFITPDELCELLSAAGLKTGEPRGIAFSPLRGLEISDDLALNYIVTARRA, from the coding sequence ATGGGCAATGCAACAATATCACCTGTAACCAATATGCCGGCCAAAACGATCCGACCGCAAGAGGCCGCGCATTTCGGCGCGCTGGCAGCGGACTGGTGGGACCCCAAGGGGTCGTCAGCCATGCTGCACCGGCTGAATCCCGTGCGGCTGGGCTTTATCCGCGATGCCATCGATATGCATTGGGGCGGCGATATACGCGCGCGCCATCCGCTGGCGGGCAAAAGGGCGCTGGATGTGGGCTGCGGCGCGGGTCTGTTGTGCGAACCTCTGGCCCGGCTTGGCGCGGCGGTCACCGGCGTCGATGCCGCGGCAGAGAATATCGGGGCTGCGCGTGCCCACGCGGCTGCGGGCGGGCTGGACATCGCCTATCACGCGGGGGAGCTTGCAGCGCTGGACGCTGGGCGGTTCGACCTCGTCACATCGATGGAAGTGATCGAGCATGTGGCCGACAAGGGCGCCTTTGTGCACCAGTTGCAGGAACGGCTGACCGGCGGCGGGCTGATGGTGCTGTCGACCCCCAATCGCACCACGCGGTCGAAACTGCTGCTGGTCGAGGGAGCCGAGCGGATGGGCATGGTCCCGCGCGGCACGCATCATTGGGACGATTTCATCACGCCCGACGAATTGTGCGAATTGCTGTCCGCCGCAGGGCTGAAGACGGGCGAGCCGAGGGGTATCGCTTTCTCGCCGCTGCGCGGGCTGGAGATTTCGGACGATCTGGCGTTGAACTATATCGTCACGGCGCGGCGGGCCTAA
- the aroC gene encoding chorismate synthase, with protein MSVNSFGRVLRFTTWGESHGPALGAVVDGCPPQIALDEADIQPFLDARRPGTSRFTTQRREPDEVRILSGVFEGRTTGTPVSLMIENTDQRSKDYSDIAQSYRPGHADYAYDAKYGFRDYRGGGRSSARETAARVAAGAIARKIIPGVTIRAWVSEMGGDAIDPARFDPALIPTNPFFCPDAAAVARWSEKLDAARKAGSSLGAVVTCEATGVPAGWGAPVYGKLDADLAAAMMGINAVKGIEIGDGFEAARLSGEENADPMRPAQGGVTFDANHAGGIAGGISTGQPVRLRVAFKPTSSILIPVPTIRKSDDSDGFTEGEIVTKGRHDPCVGLRGVPVVEAMMALTLADHFLLHRAQCG; from the coding sequence ATGAGCGTCAACAGTTTCGGCCGCGTGCTGCGTTTCACGACATGGGGCGAAAGCCACGGACCCGCGCTGGGCGCGGTGGTGGACGGGTGCCCGCCGCAGATCGCGCTGGACGAAGCGGATATCCAGCCCTTCCTCGACGCGCGCCGCCCGGGCACCAGCCGCTTTACCACCCAAAGGCGCGAGCCGGACGAGGTGCGCATCCTGTCGGGGGTGTTCGAGGGGCGCACCACCGGCACGCCGGTCAGCCTGATGATCGAAAACACCGATCAAAGGTCGAAGGATTATTCGGACATCGCGCAAAGCTATCGGCCCGGCCATGCCGATTACGCCTATGACGCGAAATACGGTTTTCGCGACTATCGCGGCGGTGGCCGGTCCAGCGCCCGCGAAACCGCCGCGCGTGTCGCGGCAGGCGCGATCGCGCGCAAGATCATCCCGGGCGTAACGATCCGCGCATGGGTGTCGGAAATGGGCGGCGATGCGATCGATCCGGCCCGTTTCGATCCCGCGCTGATACCGACCAATCCGTTCTTTTGCCCCGATGCCGCCGCCGTCGCCCGCTGGTCCGAAAAGCTCGACGCCGCGCGCAAGGCGGGGTCGTCGCTGGGCGCGGTCGTGACGTGCGAGGCAACGGGCGTGCCCGCCGGTTGGGGCGCGCCGGTCTATGGCAAGCTGGATGCCGATCTGGCCGCCGCGATGATGGGCATCAATGCGGTGAAGGGGATCGAGATCGGCGACGGGTTCGAGGCTGCACGCCTGTCGGGCGAGGAAAACGCCGATCCGATGCGGCCTGCACAGGGCGGCGTGACATTCGATGCCAATCACGCAGGCGGTATTGCTGGCGGCATTTCCACCGGACAGCCCGTGCGCCTGCGCGTGGCGTTCAAACCGACCAGTTCGATCCTGATTCCCGTGCCGACGATCAGGAAAAGCGATGATTCGGACGGTTTTACCGAGGGTGAGATCGTGACCAAGGGCCGCCACGACCCCTGTGTGGGCCTGCGCGGCGTGCCGGTGGTAGAGGCGATGATGGCCCTGACGCTGGCCGATCATTTCCTGCTGCATCGCGCGCAATGCGGGTGA